A region from the Drosophila ananassae strain 14024-0371.13 chromosome 2L, ASM1763931v2, whole genome shotgun sequence genome encodes:
- the LOC6501007 gene encoding uncharacterized protein LOC6501007: protein MSVLEDEYIDYLNERGILPRLLDILKQLVNIEPPPADPLMYIMHVLGCPLIPQAQMKALERKVSRAHDELRYLRRLLIDLDGIDHLYDSESDLEEYVGDVQNTGGSQSSLSFESRPPHTPINQAPYMVEASVVMAPLSNAKESSQGSSSGSFKDHPMRHTRN, encoded by the exons atgtCTGTGCTGGAAGACGAATACATCGACTATCTGAACGAGAGGGGAATTCTGCCCAGGCTACTGGATATTTTGAAGCAACTAGTGAATATTGAGCCTCCGCCAGCGGACCCCCTGATGTACATTATGCATGTTCTGGGATGCCCCCTGATTCCCCAG GCACAAATGAAAGCGTTGGAAAGGAAGGTTTCACGCGCTCATGACGAATTGCGGTATTTGAGGCGTCTGCTAATCGACTTGGATGGAATCGATCATCTTTACGACTCCGAAAGCGACCTGGAGGAATATGTCGGCGATGTGCAAAACACCGGCGGCTCGCAAAGTTCTTTGTCCTTTGAATCTAGACCACCACACACCCCAATTAATCAGGCACCGTATATGGTAGAGGCTTCAGTGGTTATGGCCCCCCTTTCCAACGCCAAGGAGTCTTCGCAGGGATCCTCTTCGGGATCATTTAAGGATCACCCTATGCGCCATACGCgcaattaa
- the LOC6499569 gene encoding lactosylceramide 4-alpha-galactosyltransferase: protein MKVPRVLAIGSSLLLVFGVIMTFNWMISRSLVYKMSGAAHRKHADLKNAIKRTSKPHPKRKKTTVQGKTRKLKQPVLKKQPRVTFDKLNSKNESGKSYLSLLDILKAKNQPKHGKNIFFLQTTGVQKEETLQLIKLTAREACAIESAALHNPGLTVFVLFAGATHRMYSGNPWIRSLNFYKNIRLRRLNLLRYAAGTPIEKWIKLGKIYKSKYIFPHASDLLRYLTLYKYGGIYLDLDVVVLRSLEKMPPNFTGAETSKSLACGVMKMSSTGEGHQIAALCLQDLQANFNANNWGSIGPAVITRVAKKTCNTTRIQAMIDKPSHCKGLTVFDAKAFYAIPWRQWMDFFRSSSLNKTLKATSNSYVIHVWNKFSKFQRLRAREITAYTKYARTNCPRAFAAAGDFF, encoded by the coding sequence ATGAAAGTGCCACGAGTATTAGCCATTGGAAGTTCTCTGCTCCTCGTTTTTGGAGTTATCATGACCTTCAACTGGATGATAAGTCGCAGTCTTGTCTACAAAATGTCTGGCGCGGCTCACAGAAAGCACGCTGACTTGAAAAATGCCATAAAAAGAACATCCAAGCCACATCCAAAGCGAAAGAAAACCACTGTCCAGGGAAAAACCCGGAAGCTGAAGCAACCTGTTCTCAAGAAACAGCCAAGGGTGACCTTTGATAAACTGAACTCCAAGAACGAATCTGGTAAATCCTATCTCTCCCTGCTCGATATCTTGAAGGCAAAGAATCAGCCCAAACATGgaaagaatatatttttcctGCAAACCACGGGTGTCCAGAAAGAGGAGACACTGCAACTCATTAAGTTGACGGCGCGAGAGGCATGTGCCATTGAGTCGGCCGCTCTCCACAATCCAGGCCTCACTGTGTTTGTGCTCTTCGCCGGCGCCACGCACCGGATGTACAGTGGAAATCCCTGGATCAGAAGCCTCAATTTCTACAAGAACATTCGCTTGAGGCGCCTAAATCTGTTGCGCTACGCGGCCGGTACTCCCATCGAGAAGTGGATTAAGCTCGGCaagatctacaaatcgaagtACATATTTCCCCACGCCTCCGATCTGCTGCGGTACCTGACCCTGTACAAGTATGGCGGAATATATCTGGACCTCGATGTGGTGGTACTGCGAAGCCTGGAGAAAATGCCACCGAACTTCACAGGAGCTGAGACAAGCAAGTCCTTGGCGTGTGGTGTCATGAAAATGTCCAGCACTGGCGAGGGACATCAGATAGCCGCTTTGTGCCTGCAGGACCTTCAGGCCAACTTTAATGCCAACAACTGGGGTAGCATTGGACCAGCTGTAATAACCCGAGTGGCCAAAAAAACCTGCAACACCACCCGCATCCAAGCGATGATCGACAAACCCAGTCACTGCAAAGGATTGACGGTTTTCGATGCAAAGGCTTTCTATGCCATTCCCTGGAGACAATGGATGGACTTTTTCAGGAGCAGTTCTCTGAATAAAACTCTGAAAGCCACGTCTAACTCCTATGTGATTCATGTGTGgaacaaattctcgaaattccAAAGGTTAAGGGCTCGTGAGATCACAGCGTATACCAAATATGCCAGAACGAACTGTCCCAGGGCCTTTGCAGCTGCGGGGGACTTTTTCTAA
- the LOC6499570 gene encoding alpha-taxilin, with protein sequence MEKLGKAKAKAAREEKQKEQKLEELVLKSLEECTTPEDKVKLLLQRHVDSEKNVSRLTGELRILQRHMESQQREKEQVQRDLNRSVLMRDKLQEVCREQQRIIKSVKNESMLQIKVEEERRKESQTNFQSSLNEVQKSLAKNNEENIKLRDYNIEMTKKLKLLAEQYQTREQHLEKLNEQVQLEAQLHQAKLNKVQVEAAMEKEILSKENQIGLEKLLQAQRAIKDLTERENQLKEQLNIYTAKYDDFQQSLQKSNEVFGSYKVELEKMSKHTKKIEKEALAWRQKYEKANAMVIDLATEKQLSSQHSDRLQKQIQQLQKLLRALQQERTTLHKSLRDNNIEIPALPQLPPEPEPVNDKPTQENVKMEMMSRNCAELKQTLANLQNQMKLLTATESKTALEEKNKAAEEQRQANNAKKNNRKKEKKSKAKAAAAAAAAAVSSTSEEQLSSIQDQPTLELQAAGDASNVKETQEQTVQTVPESEAISSEDSLTPPFDVSEVPALIDANAE encoded by the exons ATGGAGAAGCTAGGCAAGGCGAAGGCAAAGGCGGCACGCGAGGAGAAGCAAAAGGAACAGAAACTCGAGGAGTTG GTGTTAAAATCACTCGAGGAGTGCACCACTCCCGAGGATAAGGTCAAGCTATTGCTACAACGGCACGTGGATAGCGAGAAAAATGTGAGCCGGCTAACCGGCGAGTTGCGGATCCTCCAGCGCCACATGGAGTCCCAGCAACGGGAAAAGGAGCAAGTGCAGCGTGATCTTAATAGGAGTGTTCTCATGCGCGATAAGCTGCAGGAGGTGTGCCGCGAGCAACAGCGGATAATAAAGTCTGTGAAAAACGAAAGTATGCTTCAGATTAAGGTTGAGGAGGAGCGCCGAAAGGAGAGCCAAACCAATTTCCAGTCATCACTGAACGAAGTACAGAAGTCCCTCGCGAAGAACAACGAGGAAAACATCAAGTTGCGCGATTACAACATCGAAATGACCAAAAA GTTAAAACTATTGGCGGAGCAGTACCAGACCAGGGAGCAGCATCTGGAAAAGCTGAACGAGCAGGTGCAGCTAGAGGCCCAGCTGCACCAGGCCAAGCTCAACAAAGTCCAGGTGGAGGCTGCCATGGAAAAGGAAATACTCTCCAA AGAGAACCAAATCGGACTGGAAAAGCTGTTGCAGGCGCAACGAGCCATCAAGGATCTAACCGAAAGGGAGAATCAATTAAAGGAACAGCTCAATATCTACACGGCCAAGTATGATGACTTCCAGCAGTCTCTGCAAAAGTCAAACGAAGTGTTTGGAAGCTACAAAGTTGAGTTGGAAAAAATGTCGAAGCACACGAAAAAGATAGAAAAGGAGGCTCTGGCCTGGCGGCAGAAGTACGAAAAGGCCAACGCTATGGTGATTGATCTTGCCACCGAAAAGCAGCTCTCTTCCCAGCATTCGGATCGACTTCAAAAGCAAATTCAGCAGCTGCAAAAATTACTCAGAGCTTTGCAGCAAGAAAGGACAACGTTGCACAAGAGCTTGAGGGACAATAACATTGAAATTCCGGCGCTGCCACAGTTGCCGCCGGAGCCCGAGCCCGTAAATGATAAGCCAACTCaggaaaatgtcaaaatggaGATGATGTCCCGCAACTGTGCAGAGCTAAAACAGACATTGGCGAACCTCCAAAACCAAATGAAACTGCTCACGGCCACCGAATCCAAAACAGCTCTTGAGGAGAAGAATAAGGCGGCTGAAGAACAGCGACAGGCGAACAACGCCAAGAAGAATAATCGCAAGAAGGAAAAGAAGTCGAAGGCGAaggcagcagctgcagcggcCGCCGCTGCCGTATCATCCACTTCAGAAGAGCAGCTCAGCAGTATCCAGGATCAACCTACATTGGAGCTGCAGGCAGCTGGCGATGCCAGCAATGTAAAGGAGACCCAGGAGCAAACTGTTCAAACCGTGCCAGAATCTGAGGCCATTTCAAGCGAAGACTCCTTAACGCCTCCCTTTGACGTCTCCGAAGTGCCTGCCCTTATCGACGCCAATGCTGAGTAA